One segment of Brassica napus cultivar Da-Ae chromosome C3, Da-Ae, whole genome shotgun sequence DNA contains the following:
- the LOC106388400 gene encoding ETHYLENE INSENSITIVE 3-like 1 protein has translation MMMFNEMGMYGNMDFFSSTSLGETDVCPFPKDHPVVEDDYTDDEVDVDELERRMWRDKMRLKRLKEQQSKCKEGVDASKQQRQSQEQARRKKMSRAQDGILKYMLKMMEVCKAQGFVYGIIPEKGKPVTGASDNLREWWKDKVRFDRNGPAAIAKYQAENNIAGGSNDCNSFVGPTPHTLQELQDTTLGSLLSALMQHCDPPQRRFPLEKGVPPPWWPNGREEWWPLLSLPSDQASPPYKKPHDLKKAWKVGVLTAVIKHMSPDIAKIRKLVRQSKCLQDKMTAKESATWLAIINQEEVVARELYPESCLPLSSKSVGSGSLLINDCSEYDVECFDKEQQQSFDVEELKPEIVVSMNRPTSFGICRMQQFPVKEEVVATVGNLKRKQNNDLNVLMMMERPGFTCENGQCPHSKINLGFQDRSSRDNHQMVCPYRDNRLAYGVRPVVVSQQSQPFPQPVQPIDLSGYGVPKNGQKMITELMAMYDRNVQSSQASNQSMIIDSTAAQNYQEQQLCFNRNQMFMQQGNSEINNQSQMVFDSTSFDISSFDYKNDWQAGVMEGMGKQQQDVSIWF, from the coding sequence ATGATGATGTTTAACGAGATGGGCATGTATGGAAACATGGATTTCTTCTCTTCGACATCTCTTGGAGAAACGGATGTGTGTCCATTTCCAAAAGATCATCCAGTGGTTGAAGATGATTACACAGACGATGAGGTGGATGTTGATGAGCTGGAGAGAAGGATGTGGAGAGACAAAATGCGTCTAAAACGCCTCAAGGAGCAGCAGAGCAAGTGTAAAGAAGGAGTGGACGCGTCGAAGCAGCAGAGACAGTCACAAGAGCAAGCTAGGAGGAAGAAAATGTCGAGAGCTCAAGATGGGATCTTGAAATACATGTTGAAGATGATGGAAGTTTGTAAAGCTCAAGGCTTTGTTTACGGTATCATCCCTGAGAAAGGCAAACCAGTGACCGGTGCTTCTGACAATCTGAGGGAGTGGTGGAAAGATAAAGTCAGGTTTGACCGTAATGGTCCAGCCGCCATTGCCAAGTACCAAGCAGAGAACAATATTGCTGGAGGGAGTAATGATTGTAATAGTTTTGTTGGACCAACACCACACACACTTCAGGAGCTTCAAGACACAACTCTTGGATCGCTTTTGTCGGCGCTGATGCAACACTGTGATCCTCCGCAGAGACGGTTTCCTTTGGAGAAAGGTGTTCCACCGCCGTGGTGGCCTAATGGGAGAGAAGAGTGGTGGCCTCTGCTTAGTCTGCCTAGTGATCAAGCTTCTCCTCCTTATAAGAAGCCTCATGATTTGAAGAAAGCTTGGAAAGTCGGTGTTTTGACTGCCGTTATCAAGCACATGTCGCCTGATATTGCGAAAATCCGTAAGCTTGTGAGGCAATCGAAATGCTTGCAGGATAAGATGACAGCGAAAGAGAGTGCCACTTGGCTTGCCATTATCAACCAAGAAGAGGTTGTGGCTCGGGAGCTTTATCCCGAGTCATGTCTTCCTCTTTCTTCTAAGTCTGTGGGAAGTGGATCTCTTCTCATCAATGATTGTAGTGAGTATGATGTTGAATGTTTTGACAAGGAACAGCAACAGAGTTTTGATGTGGAAGAGCTCAAACCTGAGATAGTGGTGAGTATGAATCGTCCAACAAGCTTTGGGATTTGTAGAATGCAGCAGTTTCCTGTAAAGGAAGAAGTCGTGGCCACCGTGGGAAACTTGAAGAGGAAGCAGAACAATGATCTGAATgtgttgatgatgatggagaGACCAGGTTTCACTTGTGAGAATGGTCAGTGTCCTCACAGCAAAATCAATCTTGGTTTCCAGGACAGGAGCTCAAGGGACAATCACCAAATGGTTTGTCCATATAGAGATAATCGTTTAGCGTATGGAGTGAGGCCAGTAGTTGTATCGCAACAGTCACAACCCTTTCCTCAGCCAGTCCAACCCATCGACCTATCAGGCTATGGAGTTCCGAAAAATGGGCAAAAGATGATCACTGAGCTAATGGCTATGTATGACAGAAATGTCCAGAGCAGCCAAGCTTCAAATCAAAGCATGATCATTGATTCAACAGCAGCTCAGAATTATCAAGAACAACAGCTTTGTTTCAACCGCAATCAGATGTTTATGCAACAAGGGAACAGTGAGATTAACAATCAGTCTCAGATGGTGTTTGATTCGACCTCGTTTGATATTTCATCATTCGATTACAAAAATGACTGGCAAGCCGGAGTTATGGAAGGAATGGGGAAGCAGCAGCAAGATGTATCAATATGGTTCTGA
- the LOC106388399 gene encoding COP9 signalosome complex subunit 2, which translates to MASDADMEDYGFEYSDDEPEEQDVDIENQYYTAKGMVEDEPEDALSEFAKVVKMEPDKAEWGFKALKQTVKIYYRLGKYKEMMDAYREMLTYIKSAVTRNYSEKCINNIMDFVSGSASQNTGLLQEFYQTTLKALEEAKNERLWFKTNLKLCNIWFDIGEYRRMTKILKELHKSCQKEDGTDDQKKGSQLLEVYAIEIQIYTETKDNKKLKQLYQKALAIKSAIPHPRIMGIIRECGGKMHMAERQWAEAATDFFEAFKNYDEAGNQRRIQCLKYLVLANMLMESEVNPFDGQEAKPYKNDPEILAMTNLIAAYQRNEIIEFEKILKNNRRTIMDDPFIRNYMEDLLKKVRTQVLLKLIKPYTKIKIPFISKELNVPEKDVTELLVSLILDSRIDGHIDEINRYLLRGDSANGRKLHKAVDKWNTQLKSLSMSITNRVY; encoded by the exons ATGGCTTCAG ATGCTGATATGGAGGACTATGGATTCGAGTATTCGGACGATGAACCGGAGGAACAAGACGTTGACATTGAGAACCAGTATTACACCGCCAAAGGTATGGTTGAGGATGAGCCCGAAGATGCACTTTCTGAGTTTGCTAAGGTTGTTAAGATGGAACCAGACAAGGCCGAGTG GGGTTTCAAAGCGCTTAAGCAGACCGTGAAGATTTACTATCGACTCGGTAAATACAAAGAGATGATGGATGCCTACAGAGAGATGCTTACATATATCAAGTCAGCAGTGACCAGGAACTACAGCGAGAAGTGTATAAACAATATCATGGATTTCGTCTCTGGATCTGCTAGCCAGAACACTGGCCTGCTTCAAGAGTTTTACCAGACCACCTTGAAAGCCCTTGAAGAGGCCAAGAATGAG CGACTCTGGTTCAAGACGAATCTAAAGCTCTGCAACATCTGGTTTGACATTGGTGAATACAGACGGATGACTAAG ATCCTGAAGGAACTACATAAATCTTGTCAAAAGGAAGATGGAACTGATGATCAGAAGAAAGGAAGTCAGCTGCTTGAGGTCTATGCGATTGAAATTCAGATCTACACTGAAACAAAGGACAACAAAAAGCTCAAG CAACTATACCAGAAAGCACTTGCTATCAAATCTGCTATACCTCATCCTAGGATCATGGGCATAATCCGTGAGTGTGGTGGCAAAATGCACATGGCAGAACGTCAGTGGGCAGAAGCCGCCACAGACTTCTTTGAGGCTTTCAAAAACTATGATGAAGCTGGCAACCAAAGGCGCATTCAGTGCTTAAA GTATCTTGTTCTTGCAAATATGCTGATGGAATCAGAAGTGAATCCATTTGACGGTCAAGAGGCGAAGCC GTACAAAAACGACCCTGAGATCTTGGCAATGACGAATCTGATAGCAGCATATCAACGAAACGAAATTATAGAGTTTGAGAAAATACTTAAG AATAACCGGAGGACGATAATGGATGATCCATTCATCAGAAACTACATGGAAGATCTGCTGAAGAAGGTGAGAACACAGGTGTTGCTGAAGCTGATAAAGCCGTACACGAAGATCAAGATTCCGTTTATATCAAAGGAGCTGAACGTGCCGGAGAAGGACGTGACGGAGTTGCTGGTGTCGCTGATACTGGACAGCCGAATCGATGGTCACATTGATGAAATCAACCGTTACTTGCTGAGAGGTGACAGTGCTAATGGAAGGAAGCTTCACAAGGCGGTTGATAAATGGAACACACAACTCAAGTCGCTTTCTATGAGTATCACCAACCGAGTTTATTAA
- the LOC106443711 gene encoding dehydrodolichyl diphosphate synthase 5 produces MLSLLSIFFTCLALILIPCLFIFRRPSVPLFLKKAIIFIKTATSQYNDEEESGTIEGKEKRGRMPKHVAIILDGNRRWANKRGLRVSEGHEAGARRLLEHVMDCFAIGINTISLFAFSTENWGRPDGEVNFLMAMFEKNFKSEMAYYDRYKVKISVIGRRTNMPESLLGLIQEVEEATKSYKEKHLIMAIDYSGRFDILQACKRLAEKTKNGLIQVEDLDERMIDKELMTSCSEYPNPDLLIRTSGEQRISNFFLWQSAYTELYFPNVLWPDFGEAEYLKALTWYQQRQRRFGLRV; encoded by the exons atgttgtctcTACTCTCTATTTTCTTCACTTGTCTTGCTCTTATTCTCATCCCTTGTCTCTTTATCTTTCGGCGTCCAAGTGTTCCCCTCTTCTTAAAAAAAGCCATCATATTCATCAAAACCGCAACTTCTCAATAcaatgatgaagaagagag TGGTACAATCGAAGGGAAAGAAAAGCGAGGGAGAATGCCCAAGCATGTGGCGATTATATTGGACGGAAATAGACGTTGGGCGAATAAAAGAGGACTTAGGGTATCGGAAGGTCACGAAGCCGGAGCAAGAAGATTATTGGAGCATGTTATGGACTGTTTCGCTATAGGGATAAACACTATCTCACTCTTTGCTTTCTCCACTGAAAATTGGGGAAGGCCCGAT GGTGAAGTTAACTTCTTGATGGCCATGTTTGAGAAAAACTTCAAGTCTGAAATGGCTTACTACGACAG ATATAAAGTCAAGATATCCGTTATCGGGAGACGGACCAATATGCCCGAGTCGCTTCTAGGTTTGATACAGGAAGTAGAAGAAGCTACAAAAAGCTACAAAGAGAAGCATCTTATTATGGCGATAGACTATAGTGGAAGGTTTGATATCTTACAGGCGTGCAAACGTCTTGCTGAAAAGACTAAAAATGGGCTCATCCAAGTCGAGGATCTCGACGAAAGGATGATTGACAAAGAGTTAATGACAAGCTGTAGTGAGTATCCAAACCCTGATCTATTGATCAGAACCAGCGGAGAGCAAAGGATCAGTAACTTCTTCTTATGGCAATCAGCTTATACTGAGCTCTACTTTCCTAATGTTCTATGGCCTGACTTTGGCGAAGCTGAGTATCTCAAGGCCTTGACATGGTATCAGCAGAGGCAGAGGCGATTTGGTCTAAGAGTCTGA
- the LOC106388398 gene encoding uncharacterized protein LOC106388398: protein MRHDDVLATFNSRMEKERRYVENQKVVRIAMYGVNQIMGVLDAAKTWKKEATSIPDGKVKHLENELVRRKEKANLVVRVEFEPKELADIPTAGPSLLTAGLSSPPVAPNSFVVAPSSSPDVTSGSLLEKEYGRDAEGTSLPLVGSSSAFVSSSVPSSFLGSSLPFAVPSLSLSMELCHSEVGLSLWSFGLSSSFVPNLSSVVQNMPSVMETSELSSLIGMPSDGKVACEQLSLLVHKMELADGRKSWSEIAESVIVVELGTLTGSEAEDRVSMSLIEEGTGFLFNEHGTNLAVEPGVEGSRLSLATPLIVPSSSSLMKKTMLETVREHEQMRLANLSQTKESSSETTSSSDDSSCSSSHSEKSVDSADVAGEYDDISEDVKRDDDVESVGGEDDGALGSVDDEWNGNVNVGEESDQDEYASDGDHAAAGDDEMGDRDGVK, encoded by the coding sequence ATGAGACATGATGATGTGCTTGCTACTTTCAATTCTCGTATGGAAAAGGAGCGGAGGTATGTGGAAAATCAGAAGGTTGTTCGCATAGCTATGTATGGAGTGAATCAGATCATGGGAGTGCTCGATGCTGCCAAGACTTGGAAGAAAGAGGCAACAAGTATTCCTGATGGAAAGGTTAAGCATCTTGAGAATGAATTGGTCCGGAGGAAGGAGAAGGCGAACTTGGTTGTTCGTGTTGAGTTTGAACCCAAGGAACTGGCTGATATCCCAACTGCGGGTCCGAGCTTGCTGACGGCGGGTCTGAGCTCGCCTCCTGTCGCTCCGAATTCGTTCGTTGTGGCTCCAAGCTCATCTCCTGATGTTACTTCGGGTTCACTGTTGGAGAAAGAGTATGGTCGAGATGCGGAGGGCACGAGCTTGCCATTGGTGGGGTCGAGCTCGGCTTTTGTTTCAAGTTCAGTTCCTAGCTCGTTCCTAGGTTCGAGCTTGCCGTTTGCTGTTCCGAGCTTGTCGTTATCGATGGAGCTGTGTCACAGTGAGGTGGGGTTGAGCTTGTGGTCTTTTGGTTTGAGCTCGTCTTTCGTTCCGAATTTATCTTCTGTTGTGCAGAACATGCCGTCTGTGATGGAAACGTCGGAGCTGAGTTCGCTGATTGGTATGCCGTCGGATGGGAAGGTTGCTTGTGAGCAGCTGTCTTTATTAGTTCATAAGATGGAGCTTGCCGATGGCCGCAAGTCGTGGTCGGAGATTGCCGAATCTGTTATTGTTGTTGAGTTAGGTACTCTTACTGGAAGTGAAGCAGAAGATAGGGTAAGCATGAGTTTGATCGAGGAAGGGACTGGGTTTCTTTTTAATGAGCATGGGACTAATTTAGCAGTGGAGCCTGGCGTTGAGGGGTCGAGGTTGTCTTTAGCAACGCCTCTTATTGTCCCTAGTTcgtcatctttgatgaagaagactATGTTAGAAACTGTCAGGGAGCATGAGCAGATGCGGCTGGCGAACCTTTCTCAAACTAAAGAGTCGTCGTCGGAAACTACAAGTTCCTCTGATGATAGTTCGTGTTCGAGTTCTCATAGTGAGAAATCTGTGGATAGTGCTGATGTCGCTGGTGAATATGATGACATTTCTGAAGATGTTAAACGAGATGATGACGTTGAAAGCGTTGGTGGTGAGGATGATGGTGCTCTGGGGAGCGTCGATGATGAGTGGAATGGGAACGTTAATGTTGGCGAGGAAAGTGATCAAGACGAGTATGCTAGTGATGGTGATCATGCTGCTGCTGGAGATGATGAGATGGGTGACCGAGATGGTGTCAAATGA